Proteins encoded by one window of Marixanthomonas sp. SCSIO 43207:
- a CDS encoding VWA domain-containing protein — protein sequence MFENFEFVNPTLFWLLLLLPVLTIWYLWKRNKQTATLKISSLKGFKTGKNWLAKLKPILFVLRLLALASIIVALARPRTVDESTRIKTTKGIDIVMAIDVSASMLARDLKPNRLEALKTVAARFIQARPNDRIGLVEYAGESFTKTPLTSDKTVVLSSLKNMKYNTVIEGGTAIGMGLGTAVNRLKESRAKSKVIILLTDGVNNSGFIDPKIASELAIEFGIKVYTIGLGTNGLAMSPIGLRRDGSFQYGNIQVEIDEELLKEIAQTTGGQYFRATSTTKLNEIYDEINKLEKTDIEEFKYTNYEEIFRPLVFLALVLLGIELLLRYTVFRSFV from the coding sequence ATGTTTGAAAATTTTGAATTTGTAAACCCTACTCTTTTCTGGTTGCTACTACTGCTACCGGTACTAACCATATGGTACCTATGGAAACGCAATAAACAAACAGCTACCTTAAAAATTTCAAGTTTAAAAGGATTTAAAACAGGTAAAAATTGGCTAGCAAAACTGAAACCAATATTATTTGTATTACGGTTACTAGCCTTAGCCTCAATTATTGTGGCCCTAGCAAGACCCAGAACAGTTGATGAATCTACCCGAATCAAAACCACAAAAGGTATTGATATTGTAATGGCTATTGATGTTTCGGCAAGTATGTTGGCTCGCGACTTAAAACCCAACCGGTTAGAAGCATTAAAAACTGTTGCGGCACGATTTATTCAAGCCCGTCCCAATGACCGAATAGGCCTTGTTGAATATGCCGGTGAAAGTTTTACAAAAACACCGTTAACCAGTGACAAAACAGTTGTATTATCGTCTTTAAAAAACATGAAGTATAATACGGTTATTGAAGGAGGAACTGCCATTGGAATGGGATTAGGAACAGCCGTAAATAGGTTAAAAGAAAGTAGGGCAAAAAGTAAAGTAATTATATTATTAACAGACGGTGTAAATAATAGCGGTTTTATTGACCCAAAAATTGCAAGTGAATTGGCAATAGAATTTGGCATAAAAGTGTATACTATTGGCTTAGGAACCAATGGTCTCGCGATGTCTCCCATTGGTTTGCGTAGAGACGGGAGTTTTCAATATGGAAATATTCAAGTAGAGATTGATGAAGAGCTACTCAAAGAAATTGCGCAAACTACCGGCGGACAATATTTTAGAGCAACAAGCACTACAAAGCTAAATGAAATTTATGATGAAATAAACAAACTTGAAAAAACAGATATTGAAGAATTTAAATACACAAACTATGAAGAAATATTTCGTCCATTGGTATTTCTTGCATTAGTATTATTGGGTATTGAACTCTTGCTACGATATACTGTGTTTAGAAGTTTTGTATAG
- a CDS encoding BatD family protein — translation MKPKAILYILIFIFCSASGFAQVTFDAKVSKKRLGINERLRIDFEMNKDGDNFNPPDFNGFRVVGGPNQSISNSYINGKRSYSKTYSYFLAPQSQGKFTIGQATIEIDGETYKSLPIQVQVTSAVSQPKDGNNADYVASEKVHLVAEVSNNNPYLNQAISVVYKLYVSHDVSITSSWREIDTPKFADFWSQNIDNQGNFKVYEGQYQGENYRYVILRTTVLYPQKTGKLDIEPLTLDVPIDVPTNRRDFFGRRVTTRVNKTISAGKRSINVKPLPAEGKPDDFAGAVGDFDFNVSVNKNTLDANESFELTTSISGNGNLKLFELPNVTLPNSLEVYEPERSEKVRTTRSGMNGSVTEKYTVVPQFKGNYPIRPLTFSYFDPKTETYKTLSSNEIIIDVENGPVTASANKETTEKKEVVLDKDQFKYIKLDANLQPIAGTSFFKSTLFWSLIGAPLLLIPLFILAGKKRRERLADVQGNKVRRANKLAKKYLSEAKKQMTNKAVFYESLERALHNYLKAKLNIETSDFSKERIASLLSERNVQSSTVTSFIDLLKSCEFARYTPTSSVAIKEDYEKAVTVISEIDKQIQYPG, via the coding sequence ATGAAACCGAAAGCTATTCTTTACATATTGATTTTTATATTTTGTAGTGCGAGTGGTTTTGCACAAGTCACCTTTGACGCCAAAGTAAGTAAAAAGAGACTTGGAATCAATGAGCGTTTACGTATAGATTTTGAGATGAATAAAGATGGTGACAACTTTAATCCTCCAGATTTTAATGGATTTCGAGTTGTAGGCGGCCCAAATCAATCTATTAGCAACTCATACATTAATGGAAAACGCAGCTACAGTAAAACATACTCCTACTTTTTAGCACCTCAATCGCAAGGTAAGTTTACTATAGGTCAAGCAACCATTGAAATAGATGGTGAAACCTACAAAAGTTTACCTATTCAAGTGCAAGTAACATCTGCTGTATCACAACCCAAAGACGGAAATAATGCCGATTATGTTGCTAGTGAAAAAGTACACCTTGTTGCTGAGGTATCAAACAACAACCCATATTTAAACCAAGCAATAAGCGTGGTTTACAAATTATATGTCTCGCATGATGTAAGTATAACTAGTAGTTGGCGTGAAATTGACACACCAAAATTTGCAGACTTTTGGAGTCAGAATATAGATAATCAAGGTAATTTTAAAGTATATGAAGGTCAATACCAAGGTGAAAACTACCGGTATGTTATATTAAGAACCACAGTTCTATATCCTCAAAAAACAGGAAAGCTAGACATTGAACCCTTAACACTAGATGTGCCTATTGATGTACCTACAAACCGTCGTGATTTCTTTGGGAGAAGAGTTACCACACGAGTTAACAAAACCATTTCTGCAGGAAAAAGGTCTATCAATGTAAAGCCCCTACCGGCCGAAGGAAAGCCTGATGATTTTGCGGGTGCTGTTGGTGATTTTGACTTTAATGTTTCCGTAAATAAAAACACACTTGATGCTAATGAATCTTTTGAATTGACTACAAGTATTTCAGGAAACGGAAATTTAAAGTTATTTGAATTACCAAACGTTACCTTACCTAATTCATTAGAGGTGTATGAGCCGGAACGTTCAGAAAAAGTACGTACCACCAGAAGCGGAATGAATGGTTCGGTTACCGAAAAATATACCGTAGTGCCTCAGTTTAAAGGCAATTATCCCATAAGGCCTCTTACCTTTTCCTATTTTGACCCTAAGACTGAAACGTATAAAACGCTCTCTTCAAATGAGATAATTATTGATGTTGAAAACGGTCCGGTTACTGCTTCTGCCAACAAAGAAACAACAGAAAAAAAAGAAGTAGTACTAGACAAGGATCAATTTAAATACATAAAGCTTGATGCCAACTTACAACCTATTGCTGGTACTTCTTTCTTTAAATCAACCTTGTTTTGGTCATTGATAGGCGCTCCTTTGTTATTAATTCCGTTGTTTATTTTGGCAGGAAAAAAACGCCGTGAGCGATTGGCAGATGTACAAGGAAATAAAGTACGTAGAGCAAACAAGCTTGCAAAAAAATATCTTAGTGAAGCAAAAAAACAAATGACTAATAAAGCTGTTTTTTATGAATCACTAGAGAGAGCATTACACAACTACTTAAAAGCTAAATTAAATATTGAAACTTCAGATTTTAGTAAAGAACGTATTGCCAGTTTACTTTCTGAGCGTAATGTACAATCAAGTACGGTAACTAGTTTTATAGACTTATTAAAAAGTTGTGAGTTTGCACGCTACACACCAACGTCAAGCGTAGCTATAAAAGAAGATTATGAAAAAGCCGTTACGGTAATTTCAGAAATAGATAAACAAATTCAATATCCAGGATGA
- a CDS encoding tetratricopeptide repeat protein, translating into MKIENSKIKLITRLFILMLLIGVSHQGLSQSNNDELTKLQKKEQRQAKELMSNAGMELQKDNFPIAEADYRKAMSLNPGSEIPKYNLGNAYYNKNKINEAKLRYKQAASVATSKKEKHKAFHNLGNVFMNEKKYQEAVEAYKNALRNNPTDDETRYNLALAKDMLEKNPPKNDGGDDDNKDKNDDNKDQKDKQDQQNQDNQNDEGDKGDDKQNDDKGNEKEDKQEGDDKKDKGNPDKQDEKKNKGDQPQQQQKQPVPGQLSPQQVKSLLEAMNNEEKKVQDKMNAEKQKGAKIKSNKDW; encoded by the coding sequence ATGAAAATAGAAAATTCAAAAATAAAACTGATTACAAGACTTTTCATTTTGATGTTATTGATAGGTGTTTCTCATCAAGGTTTATCACAATCAAATAATGATGAGCTAACAAAACTTCAGAAAAAGGAACAACGTCAAGCAAAAGAGCTGATGAGCAATGCCGGTATGGAGCTTCAAAAAGACAACTTTCCTATTGCCGAAGCAGATTATCGTAAAGCGATGTCCTTAAATCCCGGTAGTGAAATCCCTAAATACAATCTAGGAAATGCATATTACAATAAAAACAAAATTAATGAAGCAAAACTTAGATATAAACAAGCAGCATCTGTAGCCACTTCAAAAAAAGAAAAGCATAAAGCGTTTCACAACCTAGGAAATGTTTTTATGAACGAAAAAAAATATCAAGAAGCTGTTGAAGCATATAAAAATGCTTTACGTAACAACCCAACCGACGATGAAACTCGTTATAATCTAGCTCTTGCAAAAGATATGCTTGAAAAAAATCCTCCTAAAAATGATGGTGGGGATGATGATAACAAAGATAAAAACGACGACAATAAAGATCAAAAGGACAAGCAAGATCAACAAAACCAAGATAATCAAAATGATGAGGGTGATAAAGGTGATGATAAACAAAATGATGATAAAGGCAACGAGAAAGAGGATAAACAAGAAGGAGACGATAAAAAGGATAAAGGAAACCCCGATAAGCAAGACGAGAAAAAAAATAAAGGTGATCAACCTCAACAACAACAAAAACAACCTGTTCCGGGACAGCTTTCACCACAGCAAGTTAAAAGCTTACTAGAAGCTATGAATAATGAGGAGAAAAAGGTTCAAGATAAAATGAATGCCGAAAAACAAAAAGGCGCTAAAATAAAGTCAAATAAAGATTGGTAA
- a CDS encoding VWA domain-containing protein has translation MYQLEQPVYFYVLFAIPAVVVLFLLVLAWKKHTQKKFADSQLLKKLSPNQSVFKSVLKVLVVCLAIACMSFALVNPKIGTKLETVKREGVDVVFALDVSKSMLAEDIAPNRLEKAKQLVTQIINSLAGDRIGIIGYAGSAFPQVPITTDFSSTKLFLNGMSTDMVSSQGTAINEAIQMAETYYNDEEQTNRVLFIISDGEDHEGNVAQIAEEAARKGIKIYTIGVGTLQGGPIPIKQNGILQYYKRDENNEQVITRLGQETLEQIADEANGTYIDGSNTKEVVDTVTAILNGMDKKEFEAKQFTDFKDQFQWFLGGALFLLILDVFFLERKTAWVKRLNLFNEGES, from the coding sequence ATGTACCAATTAGAACAACCAGTTTATTTTTATGTACTATTCGCCATTCCGGCAGTGGTGGTGCTTTTCCTATTGGTGTTGGCGTGGAAAAAACACACGCAAAAGAAATTTGCAGATTCACAGTTGCTTAAAAAGTTAAGTCCCAATCAGTCTGTGTTCAAGTCGGTTTTAAAAGTTTTGGTTGTTTGTCTGGCTATAGCGTGTATGAGTTTTGCTCTGGTGAACCCAAAAATTGGAACCAAGCTTGAAACTGTAAAACGTGAAGGTGTTGATGTGGTTTTTGCATTAGATGTTTCAAAGAGTATGTTGGCAGAAGACATAGCTCCTAACCGATTAGAAAAAGCAAAGCAATTAGTCACGCAAATCATTAACAGCTTGGCAGGAGACAGAATTGGCATCATAGGCTACGCAGGAAGCGCTTTCCCGCAAGTTCCTATTACGACAGACTTTTCATCTACAAAGTTGTTTTTAAACGGTATGAGCACCGATATGGTTTCATCTCAAGGAACTGCTATCAATGAAGCCATACAAATGGCAGAAACGTATTATAATGATGAAGAGCAAACCAACAGAGTGCTATTTATTATTTCAGATGGTGAAGACCACGAAGGTAATGTAGCCCAGATTGCCGAAGAAGCAGCTAGAAAAGGAATTAAAATTTATACAATTGGTGTAGGCACCTTACAAGGCGGCCCTATTCCTATCAAACAAAATGGCATTCTTCAATATTATAAACGTGATGAAAACAATGAACAAGTTATCACTCGGCTAGGTCAAGAAACTCTCGAGCAAATCGCAGATGAGGCCAATGGAACGTATATAGATGGCAGCAATACCAAGGAAGTAGTTGACACAGTGACAGCTATCCTTAACGGAATGGACAAAAAAGAGTTTGAAGCAAAACAATTTACCGATTTTAAAGATCAATTTCAGTGGTTTTTAGGCGGGGCATTATTTTTGCTGATACTAGATGTGTTTTTCCTTGAACGGAAGACAGCTTGGGTTAAAAGGTTAAACTTATTTAATGAGGGAGAATCATGA